ATAGATTCAGTTTCAAGAACAGGAGGACATCTTGCATCAAATTTAGGAGTTGTTGAACTTACTATAGCTATTCATAGGGTGTTTGATAGTGGAAAAGATAGAATAATATGGGATGTAGGACATCAATCATATGTTCATAAGATATTGACAGGAAGAAAAGATAAGTTCCATACACTAAGACAATACAAGGGATTAAGTGGATTTCCAAAAAGAAAAGAAAGTTCTCATGATGCATTTGATACAGGACATAGTTCAACTTCTATATCAGCTGGATTAGGATATGCCTTATCGAGAGATATAAAAAAAGAGGACTATGATGTTGTATGTGTAATTGGAGATGGTGCTATGACAGCAGGGATGGCATTTGAGGCTTTAAATCATGCAGGAGATACAAAAACTGACTTAATAGTAATACTTAATGATAATGAGATGTCAATATCAGAAAACGTAGGCGGATTATCAAAATACTTGGATAAAATAAGAACTACACCTACTTACTTTAAAATGAAAGAAGACGTTGAAAGTATACTTAACAGTATACCTGCTATTGGAAAAAGAATGTTTAAGACAGCAGAAAAAGCTAAAGATAGTTTGAAGTACTTTTTACTTCCAGGAATGTTTTTTGAAGATTTGGGATTTAAATATCTAGGTCCTGTTGATGGACATAATATAAATGAAATTATAGATGCTCTAGAGAGAGCTAAATCTGTTAAAGGTCCAGTTTTAATCCATGCAGTTACTAAAAAGGGAAAAGGATATAAACCAGCGGAACAATATCCAGATAAATTTCATGGAGCTTCATCTTTCGATGTAGAAACAGGACTATCTTTAAGTAAAGAAACAAATTTAACTTATTCAGATGTACTAGGAAATACATTGGTAGATCTAGCAAAAAAAGATGATAAAATTTTAGCAATAACTGCAGCTATGCCATCAGGTACAGGATTAGATGATTTTAAAGAAAAATTTACAAATAGATTTTTTGATGTAGGAATTGCTGAACAACATGGAGTTACATTAGCGGCTGGATTTGCGGCTAATGGAATGAAACCTTTTTTTGCAGTTTATTCTACGTTTTTACAAAGAGCTTATGATCAAATACTACATGATGTATGTATTCAGAATCTTCCTGTGACGTTTGCTATAGATAGAGCTGGATTAGTTGGTAATGATGGAGAAACTCACCATGGAGCTTTTGATTTATCATATCTATCACACATACCTAACATGACAATTATTGCACCAAAAGATAAAAATGAATTTATTAAAATGATAAAGTTTGCATCAGAGTTTAATGGCCCTATAGCTATAAGATATGCTAAAGGTAATTGTTATGACTTATCTTTAGTTAAAAATGATGATCTTCCTATAGAATATGGTAAAGGTGAATTATTAAATCAAGGAAGAGATATAGCAATGATTGCTACAGGAAAAATGGTTGAACAAGGATATAAAGTTTTAGAGAGATTAAAAGCAAAAGGAAAAAATATAACTTTAGTTAATGCCAGGTTTATTAAACCGTTAGATGAGGAGCTTATACTAAAAATATCTAAAAGCCATTCTATAATAATGACTATGGAAGACAATGCTAAAATAGGAGGACTAGGAAGTCTCGTTAATAGTTTATTGATGAGAAATGGTTATAAAGGAGAAGTTATAAATATAGGACTTCCTGATGAGTTTATAGAACATGGAAGTGTAGAAGAACTTTTCAAGGAACACGGAATGGATATTGACAGTATAACAAATTTAGTCATGGATAAATTTAATATATAGGGGCGATAAAATGAAAAAAGAGAGAATAGATGTTCTGTTAGTTGAAAAGGGATTAGTTGAAAGTAGAGAAAAGGCTAAGAAATATATAATGGCAGGACTAGTATTCGTAGATAATGAAAAAGTAGATAAAGGAGGAACTAAAGTTTCAGTAGAAGCTGAGATTATAGTTAAAGGAAATCCAATACCATATGTTAGTAGAGGTGGGTTAAAGCTTGAAAAAGCATTAAAAGAATTCCCTGTATCTATAGAAGATAAAGTTGCTCTTGATATTGGAGCTTCTACAGGTGGATTTTCAGATTGTATGCTGAAAAATAATGTTAGAAAAGTATATGCAATAGATGTAGGATATGGTCAACTTGCTTGGAAAATAAGAAGTAATGAAAAAGTAGTACCAATGGACAGAACTAATATTCGATATGTAAAAAAAGAAGATATTGGAGAACTAGCAAGCTTTGTAAGTATAGATGTTTCATTTATTTCTCTTAAATTGGTTTTACCTGTTGTGAAAGAATTGACTACTGAAGATGTAGAAATTATAGCTTTAATAAAGCCACAGTTTGAAGCAGGAAGGGATAAAGTAGGTAAGAAAGGTGTTGTAAGAGATATAAACATACACAAAGAAGTAATTAAAAATATATATGAATATTGTAAAAGTATAGGATTTAATTTTAGTGGATTGACTTATTCCCCTATAAAGGGAGCAGAAGGTAATAGAGAATATTTAGCTTATATAGTAAAAAAAGATGTTGATAATGTAAATATAGATGAACTAATAGATAAAGTTGTAGAAGAATCACATAGTGATCTATAAGTATATAAAATCTGCTAATTGTTTAAAATATTTAATATTGTATATGTTAATAAAATATAATAAATTAATACTTAAAATTTTATAAAAAATTTGGTATTATCTAATTATAAATAATTATTAGTGTATATTCATTAATAAACATCCTTTAAAACTAAAATAGTAAAGGAGATAATCAAAATTGAAAAAATATGCAAGACAATCAAAAATTTTAGAGCTTATAGAGGCATATGAGATAGAAACTCAAGAAGATTTAGCAGAATATCTGAAAAAAGCAGGAATAGATGTAACTCAAGCTACAGTTTCTAGGGATATTAGAGAACTCAGGCTAGTTAAAGTTTTATCTAAAAGTGGTAAATATAAGTATGCTGTTATGGGACAAAATACAGAAGGCACTACAGATAGACTTATAAAGATTTTTAAAAACTCTATGATTTCAGTAGATGTTGCTGGACATTTATTAGTTATAAAAACGATACCAGGAGCAGCACAGATATGTGCTTCAGCAATAGATTCATTAGGGATAGAAGAAATCATTGGAACAATAGCAGGAGATGATACTATATTTGTTGCTATTAATTCTATAGAAAAAATAAAAGAAATATTAAGTATTTTTAATGAGCTTTTGAGTTAGAAATTAGGAGGTTTTGAAATGCTCCTTGAACTTAATATAGAAAACTTTGCAATAATAGATAAAGTAAGTATTTCTTTCACGAAAGGATTAAATATAATAACTGGAGAAACGGGAACTGGAAAATCTATAATAGTTGATGCAATAGCTTTAGTGTTAGGTAGTAGAGCTGATAAAGATTACATTAGATCTGGAGCAGAAAAAGCTGTAATAGAAGCAATATTTTGTTTAGAGCAGATTAGCATACTAAAAAATACGTTTGAGCAATATGGAATACCGTTAGAAGAAGATAACTTAATACTTATATCAAGAGAAGTTCATGTTAATGGTAGAAGTATATCTAGGATAAATGGGAGAGCAGTTACTTTAAGTATGTTAACTGAGGTTACAAACAAAATTATAAATATACAGAGTCAACATGAAAATCAATCTCTTTTATCAAAAGAAAGGCAATTGGAACTTATAGATTTACTAGGAAAAGATGTTATAGATGAAGTTAGAAAAAAAGTTAGATTAGAATATAGAAATTTGTCATTGTTAAAAAATAAACTTAACAGGCTATATCAAAATGAAATGGAAAGACAAAGAGAAATAGATTTATTAAAATTTCAGATAGAAGAAATTGATGAGGCTGATTTGAAACCTAATGAGGAAGAAAATATAGTAAATGAATATAATATGTTATCAAATTCAGAAGAAATTTCAAATACAATGATCAATGTCTTACAAGAATTAATTTCAGATAGCTATGGTTCTAAAGGAATAGTTGATAGATTAACTAATTTATTTATGATGCTAGATAAGCTTGAGAAGTATGATAAAAATATAAAATCATATGCTGAAATAATAGAAGGGGTAACTTATCAAATTCAAGATGTAGCTAGAGATATAAGAAAATATGAAAGTAATATAGACTATGATCATGAAAAATTAATTGTACTGGAAAAAAAACTAGATTTAATTAATAGACTTAAAAGAAAATATGGAACTACTGTAGAGGAAATATTAAGTTATAGAGATAGTATAAATGATCGATTACAAACAATTTTAAATTTAGATGAAGAAATAAAAAAATTAAAAACTGAAATAATTGAAATGGAAAAAGTTTTAAATGATTATTGTAAACAACTAACCAGTGAAAGACAAAAAATATGTAAAGATCTTGAAAAGCAAATAATAAAAGAATTTGAAGAATTAAATATGGGAGAAACTATTTTCAAAGCTAATATAAATAAGCTAGATTACTTTACAGATAATGGAGTTGATGAAATAGAGTTTTATATTTCAACTAATCCAGGACAACCCTTAAAGTCTTTATCTAAAATTGCTTCTGGAGGAGAGATGTCTAGGATATTATTAGCATTCAAAAGTATATTAGCAGAAATTGATAGTATACCATCGTTAATATTTGATGAAATAGATACTGGAATAAGTGGCAGAACTGCACAAATAGTTGGAGAAAAAATTCTAAAAATTTCTAAGACTCATCAGATAATATGTATAACGCATTTACCGCAGATAGCTGCAATGGCCGACACTCATTTTTTAATAACCAAAAATATTAGTGAAAATAATACTAGCACTAGTATTAAAAAAATAAATATGGAAGAAAGAGTAGAAGAAATATCTAGATTAATAGGTGGAGTTAGCTTGACTACTACGACTAAACAACATGCGAAAGAAATGATAAGTTTATCTCAAAAGATAAAAAAATAGCATTTTTTAACAAAAAGCATCTTTATTTAAAGATGCTTTTTGTTTTTAAGATTTTAATTATCAGAATTTAATAATAAAATAATCTTATTTGAAAAATATCTATTATGAGGAAATTAAGATTTCTATTAACATATAAATAAATATTTGTACAGAATAATTTTTTATGAAAAAGGCTAAATTAAATTTACTGAAACTTTTTAATTCAAATTACAGAATCTAGCTATTTAATTTGGAGGTGGCCCAAAGACAAGGGAAAATGGGAGAGTGATTTTGTTTGACTAAAAACCTTCGTCAAAAGAAGTTAGTCTTTTTTATATTAATATTAGCTTTGATTGTACCATATTCAGTTCAAATATTAAATGTACTCCATTATCCCTCACAGATAGATATAACTAGAGGAGGAAGTCAAAGACTTGATGTATTATTTCCTTTTACATTAGAGATATTAGAAAATAAAAAAGTACTAGAACTTAGTAATAAACATGAAGAAAAAATAAGAATAAAGAATAGTTATCATTTTAAACCTAGTGAAAATGGAATAGCTAAGGTAGCTATTAATTTTTTAGGGTTTCTTCCAATAAAACATGTAAATGTAAATGTAATAGATGATATATATTTAACTCCAGGAGGAGAAGCATTAGGTGTAAAACTAAACACAAAAGGTGTACTTGTGGTAGGTATGTCTGAAATAGAAAATGTTAATGGAGAAAAAAGTAATCCAGCAGCAGATGCAGGAATAAAAGTTGGAGATTCAGTTACTAAAATAAATGGTAAAAAGATAAAAGATGCTAATCAAGTTATAGATATTTTAAACAATGCAAAAAATGAAAAATTAAATATTACTATAGAAAGAGATAGTAAAGAAATGGTTAAAGAAGTTACTCCTATAAAAAGTAAGCAAGATAATAGCTATAGATTAGGAATATGGGTAAGAGATAAAACAGCAGGTATAGGTACGCTTACATTTTATGATGAAAAATCTAAAAAATTTGGAGCTTTAGGACACTCTATAACAGATGTAGACACGGGAACACTCATGAGTATAGAAAATGGAGAAATAATGGAAGCAGAAATATCATCTATAGAACAAGGAAAAAAAGGAACTCCAGGAGAAATAAGAGGAATGTTTTTTGAAAATAATAAAGTGTTAGGAAAAATAACTTCTAACACATCTTTTGGAATATATGGAGCTATGTATAAAAATTTAAGTGATAAAAAAAGACTTCCAATAGCATTACAAAATGAAGTGCAAATTGGTAAAGCTCATATATTAACAACAATAGAAAATAGTAAGGTTGAAAAATATGAAGTCGAAATACTAAAAAAAGAAAATCAATTAAATCCTGAAACGAAAAGTATGGTAATAAAAGTAACAGATAAGAGGCTATTAAATAAAACAGGTGGAATAGTAAGAGGTATGAGTGGAAGCCCAATAATTCAAAATGGTAAAATAATAGGAGCTGTAACACATGTATTTGTAAATGATCCTACTAAAGGATATGGATTATATATAGAGTGGATGATGAAAGAAGCTGGAATCCCTTTTAAAAGTAATAACTTAGCAAATAATAAATAATATTATTAAAAATCCTCCTTTTTTAAGGGGGATTTTATAATATTATGATATAATGTAAAAGTGAAATTATTTTAAATACTATACATATTAGAAATATTAAGATTTAAGTAGACAAAATAAATTTTGTATCATTCAATATAATGTAAAAAGATATAAAAAATGTAATAAAACAATTATAAATAAAGGAAAAAGCAATTCAAAATAGAATAATCTAATAAGAAGTATTGTAAATATTGGTTGATATTATGTTAAAAATAAAAATATAAAAAGTAAGAAGGAAATATATGTCATATGTCGAATCAATATTTTGGGGATATTAATAAATTAAACTTAAAATTTGGGGGGATATTTTAGTGAATAATCAAAAAATAAATGTTTTAATAGCGGACGATAATAAAGATTTTTGTAATATTCTCAGTGAATATTTATCTACTCAAGATGATGTAGAAGTAATAGGCGTAGCAAAAGATGGAATAGAAGCAATAGATCTTATTGCTAAGAAAAATCCAGATGTTCTAGTTTTAGATATCATAATGCCACATTTAGATGGTTTAGGAGTTTTGGAAAGATTACATTCAATAGAATTGGAGACATTTCCTAAAATAATAGTTTTATCAGCAGTAGGACAAGATAAAATTACTCAAAGAGCAATCAGTTTAGGAGCAGATTATTATGTAGTTAAACCTTTTGACTTTGAAACATTTATGAAAAGAATTAGACAAGTTACAGGGAGCGCTCCAGCTATAATAGAAAGAAGAAAACAAGTTCATCAAACTACTACATCAACGTTAGTTAATTCGTCAAATTCAGGGAATACATTAGAAACTAAAATAACTAATATAATTCATGAAATAGGAGTTCCAGCACATATCAAAGGTTATTTATATTTAAGAGAAGCAATAACTATGGTGGTTGAAAACATAGAACTATTAGGTGCAGTTACTAAGGAACTTTATCCTAATATTGCGAAAAAGTTCAATACTACTCCTAGTAGAGTTGAAAGGGCCATAAGACATGCTATCGAGGTTGCATGGAGTAGAGGTAAAATAGACACTATAAATAATTTATTTGGATATACAGTTCACAATGATAAAGGAAAACCTACGAATAGTGAATTTATCGCAATGGTTGCAGATAAATTAAGATTAGAGCAGAAAATATCTTAAATGTAGAAATAATTTATTTACATGAATTACGATCCTGGTTAAAGAAAATAATGAGTATTATTATTTACCTATTAATATATTTAAGTCATCATAAATTAGACATTTCTTGTTTATTATTTAAAAACATGAGGTGTCTTTTTTATGATTAATTCTTATATAAATTATTAAAGTTAAATGATTATTAATTATTAAAAAAACTCAGAAAAATTTTGAGTTTTTTTATTTTTTAGAGTTAATTTTATAGATGGAATGACATTTTTTTTATGCCATAAAAATATTACAAATTAATTACAAAATAAAATCATTTTGGATATATAACAGCGAAATATACCAAAATTATCTATAAGCAATTAAACATAAAAAAGTAGTCAATATTATAAAAAATTATCTTGAATTTGGCATGATATGTGAAAATAATATGTAAAAATAATATAAGTGTGGATAAAAATATATATGAATGTACTTATACCTATGTATTTTACTTAAATAATGATCTTGTATAATAATTAGACATAAATCAACATTAAAATAAAAATTATTTAATCACAAGAGACAATAGATAAAAAACATTTGAAATTATTTGAATATTTTTTATTTGTTATCAACTAGTATCTAATCAGATGTTATCATAAATGATATATAAAAAGATAATATTACTTGCATTGTAAGGGCACAATTGGTTAAAATACTTATAGGTGAGACTTTTTTTATAGCTTCCATAAATAACTTTACTATTTTGGTCTATTGTAGTAAATTATTGTAGTGATAGATAAAAAATAGTATTAAAAAAGTAGACTTGGGGGATCACAAATGATTATAAAAGGTGTAGTTAAAAAAGATAGAAAGACTAAAGATCTTGTAAAAAGATTAAAGCCTGGGGACATTGCTATAATAAATCATAAAGATCTGGATGAAATTGCTGCAACTTCTCTTGCTGAATCTAAAGTAAGATGTATTTTAAACTTGGATAAGACTATAAGTGGAAAATACCCTAATCAAGGTCCAAATATACTTTTAAAAGCAGGTATACCTATTTTTGAATGTAGTGATAAAGATATTTTCAATGTGTTAGATGAAGGCGACATAATAGAATTAAAAGATAATACTATTGTATATAAAAATGACTCTATAGCACCTTGTGAAGAGCTGGACAATGAAAAGATACAACAGCTTTTAAATATAGGATATGATAATATAGAAAAGGAATTAGATAAATTTATCGAAAATACACTTGAATATGCTAAAAAAGAAAAAGGATTAGTTTTAGGTAATATTGATATACCAGAAGTAAATACAAAGATGAAAGGAAGACATGTACTAGTCGTAGTAAGAGGAAAAGATTATAAAAAAGACTTAATGGCTATGAAAAACTATATAAATGAAATGAATCCTATATTGATAGGAGTTGATGGAGGCGGAGATGCTCTATTAGAATTTGGATACACTCCTGATATTGTTATAGGAGATATGGATAGTGTAAGTGATAATTGTTTAAAAACATCCAAAGAAATAATAGTTCATGCTTATACTAATGGAAAAGCTCCTGGACTTGAAAGAGTTAAAAATCTTGGTCTAAATGCTGTTATATTTCCATCGCCGGGGACTAGTGAGGATATAGCTTTATTATTAGCATATTCTAATTATGCAGATCTGATAGTAGCAGTTGGAACTCATAATAGTATGATAGATTTTTTAGAAAAAGGAAGAAGTGGTATGGCTAGTACTTTTTTAGTAAGATTAAAAGTAGGATCAAAACTAATAGATGCTAAAGGGGTTAATAAACTATATAGAAGTAGTTTAAAACCTAGATATATGATATGGCTAGCTGCAGCAGCTTTGATACCTATTGTAGTATTGACTTTACTTTTTCCACCAATGAAAGAATTAGTACAACTTATGCAAATTAAGTTAAAGACACTATTTGGATTTTAGGAGGTGTTTGTGTGGTACCAAATGTTAAATATCATGTAATAACTGTAACATCAATATTTTTAGCTCTAGGAATCGGAATCTATATAGGATTTATGTTAGATGCACAAGATTTACTTACATCTCAAAAACAAACTATGGTTTCTGAACTTGAGGAAAAATTTGATTATATAAAGGAAGAAAATCAAAAGACAAAAAAAGAAATAGAACAAGTATCAAATGAAAATAAAATGTTACAAGAATTCAATAAGTTAACATATTCAGAAATAATAAAAAATAAACTAGATGGATTTAAGATAGCAATAATTGAAACAAATGATGATTATATAGATCAAGGAGTTAAGCAAACTTTAGAACTATCAGGTGCAAAGGTAACTTCTATAACTACTATTAAAGACATCTTTTTATCTAGTGAAGACAAGTTAAAAGAAGTATATACAAATATTACTGGACGTGAAAAAATAGAAGGTAATATTTTTAAGGTAGTAATGGATGAAATAACGCTTTCAATAATTAAGGGTGAAGTTAGTCCTTTAGTACAAGCTCTAGCTGAACAAGGAATAATAAATATCAATGGATTATATGACCAATCAGTAGATCATATAGTTCTTATCGGTGGAAGCAAGAAGAATAACTATAATAAATTTGAAAACATAGATGAAAAAATAATAAATGTAGCTAAGAAAAATAATAAAAACATAGTTGGTGTTGAAAGAACAGATGCAAAATATTCATATGCTGAAAGATATAAAAACAATCGAATATCTTCTATAGATAATATAGACTCTGTTATCGGAAAAGTGTCTCTTGTTATAACATTAAAAGGTAGTCCAGGTAACTATGGAGTAAAACCTAGTGCAGATAGTCTTATTCCAGATATAAGTAGTTTATCTTATTAATGAGGAGAGAAATATAGATGAATAAAAACAGCAAAGTTATCGCAGTTATACCTGTATACAATGAAGAAAACTTTATAGAAAATACTATAAAAAATATACAAAGTATAAAATCAATAGATGAGATTGTAATTGTTAATGATGGATCAACTGATAATACAGAAAATATAGTAAAAGAAATGGGTGTAAAATTAATTAATCTTAATCAAAATCGTGGAAAAGGCTTTGCTATAAAAAAGGCAATAGAAGAAGTTGATTATGGTTATTTAGTTCTAATTGATGGTGACTTAGGAAAAACAAGTAATGAGGTAGAAAAACTTATTTTGCCAGTTCTCAATGATGAAGGAGATGTTTCTATAGCTAGATTTCAAAAAGCTAAGAAAAAGGGTGGATTTGGATTTGTAAAAAAACTAGCTAAATATGGAGTATATTTATATACAGGAAAAAAAATAGATACTACTTTATCTGGTCAAAGGGTATATAAAAAAGAAGTTATAGACAAAATATCATATATACCAGATAGATTTGGAATCGAAGTTGCTATGACTGTACAAACCTTTAGGCACGGATTCTCTATAAAAGAAGTAGATGTTGAAATGACTCATAGAGAAACAGGAAGAAGCATGAAAGATTTCATTCATAGAGGTAAACAGTTTTGGGATATACTAAAAACTCTAATACAACTTTTATATAAAGGCTAGAAGGTGAATATATGAATTTAGATATACTATCTTTTATAGTAGGTATAATAATAACTATAATAATAACTCCATTTCTTTACAATATGCTTTTATCTAGTGAATGTACAGCTACAAACTATAGAAATGAAGCAATACCTGTAGGTATGGGATTGGTTTTTGTTTTAGTTCAAACAGTAATAATATTTTTAATATCTATATATAAAGATACCAATATTTTATTAGTTTTAGGATATGTAATATCTATGATGCTTATGGGGCTTATAGGAGCTATAGACGATTTAATAGGTGAAAAAAGTGTTAAAGGTTTTAAAGGACATATAAAATCACTTTTTAAAGGAGAATTAACGACCGGCGGATTAAAGGCTATTATTGGTTTTTTATCTGCTGCGTTAATATCTCTTGTTATATCAGAATCTTATGTAGAAATGATTATAAATACTTTTCTTATAGCTTTATTTACTAATTTAATTAATTTATTTGATCTGAGACCAGGAAGAGCAGGTAAAATGTTTATTATATTAGGAGTAATATTACTTTTAACTGCTCATGAAACTAGCTTTAACTTCATATTGTTATCTGCTTTAGGTATAATTATTGGATATATAAGATATGACTTAAAGGCTAGAGCTATGATGGGAGATATAGGATCAAATGCATTAGGAATAACTCTAGGGATTTTTTGCGCTATAACACACCCTCTAAAGATAAAATTAATTTATTTAGCAATATTAGTATTGTTACATATTATATCTGAATTTTATTCTTTTTCTAAAATTATTGAAAAAAATAAGATTCTAAAGTTTATAGATAGTTTAGGAAGATAATAGGGGGTTTTTAAACTGATTGCTTTTAAAGAAGGAATAGTAATTAAAATATTAGAATGTGACAAAGAAATATCTTGGATAGAAGTTAAAATAGATAATAGTATTTCAAGAGCGGTTAACTATAATGAACTTACAGGAAATGTACAAATAGGTGATACTGTTATATTAAATACGACGGCAGTAGAATTAAGCTTAGGAACAGGTGGTCAACATTTTGTCATTCACAACAATAGAGTAAAGGAATCTAAACTAGAGGGCAAAGGACACATTATGAAATTAAGATACACACCTATTCAAATGAAATGCTTTGCTGCTGAAGAGCAAGAAAGTCCTTATCATGAGAAAATAAAACAATTTGAGTCTTTAGAAGGTTCTCTTTTTATAGTAGGAACTCTTCATAGTATGTTAGCTCCAGTTGCAGCTATGATAAAATATATTGATCCATCAGTTAAAATAAATTATATAATGACAGATGCAGGAGCACTACCTATACATTTTAGTAAAACAGTAAAAGATTTAAAAGCCAAAGGAATAATAGAAAATACGATTACTGTAGGACATTCTTTTGGAGGAGATATGGAATGTGTAAATATATATACTGGAATAATTGCATCAAAAGAAGTTCTTAATAGTGATATTACTATTATAACTATGGGTCCAGGTATTGTTGGAACAGATACAAAGTATGGGTTTACTGGGATAGAGCAAGGATATATAATTGATGCCATAAATAGTTTAGGAGGAACTAGTATAGCAATTCCTAGAATTAGTTTTGCAGACAAGAGAGAAAGACATAAAGGAATAAGTCATCATAGCATAACTATACTTAATGAAATAGTTAAGTCTAGGACTAATGTTGTAATGCCAAAGATCAATGATGAAAATATGAAATATCTAAATAAACAAATAACAGATGTTAATTTAGATGATAAACACAGAATCATATATGAAGATGGTGAACAAATAAAAGAAGCACTAAATAAATATAATTTAAAAATTAAAACAATGGGAAGAGGATATGAAGAAGATAAAGAGTTCTTTACTACGTTAGGTGCTGTAGGCAAAAGTGCAATTAATCTTTTAAAAGATCGTCTATAATTTCTAAAATAGTAGTATTTGGGCTATACTTTAAGGATAAATTTTCAATAGCCTCTATTACTTCATATGATTTGCCTACAAAATAAATTTTATTTTTACTAGTAATTCTTAACATATAATCATCTCCTAAATGTAATAATAATTATAATGATATGTAAGTTTATGATTGTTTAATAAATATTATTCCCATTAAGGAGGATTTATTTATGGGATATGAAGAAAAAACTATGAAAAGTGAAAAAATATATGATGGAAAAGTATTATCTTTAAGAATAGATACTGTAGAATTGCCTGATAAAAAATATTCTAAAAGAGAAATTATAGAACATCCAGGAGCTGTGGCAGTTATACCTGTTACTGAAGAAGATGA
The nucleotide sequence above comes from Gottschalkia purinilytica. Encoded proteins:
- the steA gene encoding putative cytokinetic ring protein SteA produces the protein MIIKGVVKKDRKTKDLVKRLKPGDIAIINHKDLDEIAATSLAESKVRCILNLDKTISGKYPNQGPNILLKAGIPIFECSDKDIFNVLDEGDIIELKDNTIVYKNDSIAPCEELDNEKIQQLLNIGYDNIEKELDKFIENTLEYAKKEKGLVLGNIDIPEVNTKMKGRHVLVVVRGKDYKKDLMAMKNYINEMNPILIGVDGGGDALLEFGYTPDIVIGDMDSVSDNCLKTSKEIIVHAYTNGKAPGLERVKNLGLNAVIFPSPGTSEDIALLLAYSNYADLIVAVGTHNSMIDFLEKGRSGMASTFLVRLKVGSKLIDAKGVNKLYRSSLKPRYMIWLAAAALIPIVVLTLLFPPMKELVQLMQIKLKTLFGF
- a CDS encoding copper transporter, producing the protein MVPNVKYHVITVTSIFLALGIGIYIGFMLDAQDLLTSQKQTMVSELEEKFDYIKEENQKTKKEIEQVSNENKMLQEFNKLTYSEIIKNKLDGFKIAIIETNDDYIDQGVKQTLELSGAKVTSITTIKDIFLSSEDKLKEVYTNITGREKIEGNIFKVVMDEITLSIIKGEVSPLVQALAEQGIININGLYDQSVDHIVLIGGSKKNNYNKFENIDEKIINVAKKNNKNIVGVERTDAKYSYAERYKNNRISSIDNIDSVIGKVSLVITLKGSPGNYGVKPSADSLIPDISSLSY
- a CDS encoding glycosyltransferase family 2 protein → MNKNSKVIAVIPVYNEENFIENTIKNIQSIKSIDEIVIVNDGSTDNTENIVKEMGVKLINLNQNRGKGFAIKKAIEEVDYGYLVLIDGDLGKTSNEVEKLILPVLNDEGDVSIARFQKAKKKGGFGFVKKLAKYGVYLYTGKKIDTTLSGQRVYKKEVIDKISYIPDRFGIEVAMTVQTFRHGFSIKEVDVEMTHRETGRSMKDFIHRGKQFWDILKTLIQLLYKG
- a CDS encoding phospho-N-acetylmuramoyl-pentapeptide-transferase; translation: MNLDILSFIVGIIITIIITPFLYNMLLSSECTATNYRNEAIPVGMGLVFVLVQTVIIFLISIYKDTNILLVLGYVISMMLMGLIGAIDDLIGEKSVKGFKGHIKSLFKGELTTGGLKAIIGFLSAALISLVISESYVEMIINTFLIALFTNLINLFDLRPGRAGKMFIILGVILLLTAHETSFNFILLSALGIIIGYIRYDLKARAMMGDIGSNALGITLGIFCAITHPLKIKLIYLAILVLLHIISEFYSFSKIIEKNKILKFIDSLGR
- a CDS encoding DUF3866 family protein, with translation MSRAVNYNELTGNVQIGDTVILNTTAVELSLGTGGQHFVIHNNRVKESKLEGKGHIMKLRYTPIQMKCFAAEEQESPYHEKIKQFESLEGSLFIVGTLHSMLAPVAAMIKYIDPSVKINYIMTDAGALPIHFSKTVKDLKAKGIIENTITVGHSFGGDMECVNIYTGIIASKEVLNSDITIITMGPGIVGTDTKYGFTGIEQGYIIDAINSLGGTSIAIPRISFADKRERHKGISHHSITILNEIVKSRTNVVMPKINDENMKYLNKQITDVNLDDKHRIIYEDGEQIKEALNKYNLKIKTMGRGYEEDKEFFTTLGAVGKSAINLLKDRL